GGAGCACCCGGCCGTGCTGAACCTGGTGAACCATCTGATCAAGAAGGGCTACCACGTGACCCTGCTGGGGGTGGACGAGCACGGCATGATCGACCTGCAGGAGCTGGAGGACAGCCTGCGCGAGGACACGGCCGTGGTGTCGATCATGTGGGCCAACAACGAGACCGGCACCGTGTTCCCCGTGGAGCGGGCGGCCGAGATCGTGAAGAGCCGGGGGATCCTGTTCCACACCGACGCCGTGCAGGCCGTGGGCAAGGTGCCCATCGACCTGCGGTCGCTGCCGATCGACTTCCTGGTGCTGTCGGGGCACAAGCTCCACGCGCCCAAGGGCGTGGGGGCCCTGTACGTGCGCAAGGGCACCCCCTACCGGCCGTTCCTGATCGGGGGCCACCAGGAGCGGGGCCGCCGGGGCGGCACCGAGAACGTGCCGGGGATCATCGCGCTGGGCAAGGCGTGCGAGCTGGCCCGGCAGCACATGGCCGAGGAGAACACCCGGGTGCGGGCCCTGCGGGACCGGCTGGAGAAGGGGCTGCTGGCCGCCGTGCCGGACACCCGTCTCAACGGCCACCCCACCGAGCGGCTGCCCAACACGGTGAACCTGTCGTTCAAGTACGTGGAGGGGGAGGCGATCCTGCTGCTGCTCGACCAGATCGGGGTGTGCGCCAGCTCGGGGTCGGCCTGCACCTCGGGCAGCCTGGAGCCGTCCCACGTGCTGCGGGCCATGGGGGTGCCGTTCACCTTCGCCCACGGCTCCGTGCGGTTCAGCCTGAGCCGGTTCAACACCGGGGAGGAGGTGGACTTCGTGGTGGCCGAGATGCCCAAGATCATCGAGCGGCTCCGGTCGATCTCGCCGTTTTCCGAGGAGCACGAGCCTTCGGTGGGCGCGTGCTGAGCCGCTCGTAGGGACCCATGAGCGGCGGACCGCCGGCGTCGTCGGAGGTGAGGGACCTGGAGCAACGGGTGGAGGAGCTGCGGAGGGAGTACGATCACTTCCTGGCCGGGGTGCGCCGCACCGAGCCCGAGAAGTTGCGGCGGGACCTGGAGCGGGAGCTGCGGCGGCTGGTGGGGTCGCCCCTGCTGACCACGGCGGAGCGGTTTCGGGTCACGACGCTGGCCCACCGGTTCCGGGCCCTGGAGTCCCGTGTCCGCAAGCTGATGGAGCGGCGGGAGGCCCGCAAGGCGCGGGTAGGGGCCGAGGCGCAGGGGGGGGCGGAGATCGTGGTGGATCGGCTGCTGCTCGGCAACCCGGCGGCCCTCGAGCGCTACGTGGGCCGGCTGCACCGGGAGATCTCCCGGGCGTCCGGGGGGCGGGCGCCGGTGTCCCTGGAGACCCTGCGGGACCGGATCGTGGCCGCGGCCGGGGCGCACCTGGACCGGGAGGGGGTGGCGGGGGTTCGGTTCCGGGTGGAGGTGAGCGACGGCCGGCCCCGGGTGAAGGGGGACGTGTTGGTGCGTCGGGGCGGGGAGGGCAAGGGTGGCCCCACCCAGGGTTGAGGGTCGGGGTCTTCAGCGGCCCAGGCGGCGCAGCAGGGCGACCAGGGGGTCGTGGCGGAGCCGGGTGCCCCGGTCCACGGCCAGGCGGATCTCTTCGGCGCGCACGTCCGAGGGAAACACCGCGGCCGTGATGTCCGCGCCCAACAGGCAGGCCCCTTCGAGCCGGGCCTCGGCCAGGTAGGCGTTGTAGAGGTTGGCCCGGGAGAGGTTGGCGCCCTCGAGGTCGGCCCCCTCCAGGTTGGCGAACCGCAGGGACGCCCCCTCCAGGTCGGCCGCGGCCAGGTGGGCCCGGACGAGCCGGGCCCGGTCGAGGCGCACGCCCGAGAGGTCCACACCCTCGAGCCGGGCCGCGGTGAGGTCGGCGCCCGAGAGGTCCACGATCTGACGGCGCTTGCGGGCCACCTCGTTGAACGCCTCCACGTCGCCGCGCTCGAGCAGGGTCAGCAGTTCGGTGCGCAGGTCCACGGGGCCTCTCCGGGATCAACGGGGGTCACATGAACCCGGCGACAAGATAGTCGCGTCACCTCGGAGCGCGGGGCAAGGGACCTGCCTCCGGCCGGGCGCGAAGCCGGGCATGAGATTCGCCGCGCAGGCATGGGACCGAAGAGCTGGTTTCATGACAACTCGGTGGAATCCGAACCATTTCGCGGTCCGAGCGTCAGAGGCGCTGCGCGGCGAGCTAAGGGGCCGCACCCGGCTCTCCGGCAGGTCCCTTGCCCCTCCGAGCAGGGAGCGATAGCGCCTGTTTATCCGCCGGGCTAATGAAAAGGGGCACCCACGGGGCGCCCCTTTCGCTGTGTCTGGGGCCTGGGTCAGCGCAGGTGGCGGCTGGCCACCTGGATGCGGTTCACGGCCCGCTCCAGTTTGGCCTGGGCCTCGGCGTACTCCCGGGACTCGTGGCTGAGCCGCTGGAGCTCGGCCTCGGCCTCGGCCTTCTCGGCCTCGGCCAGGGACAGGTCGATCTCCGAGGGGAACTCGGCCTCCTCGGCGAGCACCGTGACCTTTTCGTGCTGCACCTCGGCGAACCCGTGCCGCAGGGCCAGGAAGTGCTCCTCCCCGCCGATGCGGTACATGAGCTCGCCCACGCCCAGGGCCGTGAGGAACGGGGTGTGCCCCGGAAGCACGCCGAACTCGCCCTCGATGCCGGGCGCCGTGACCTCGTCGACCTCGTCGCTGACCAGGAGGCGCTGGGGGGTGACCACCTCCAGCCGAAACCGCTGCTGTGCCATGGGGTCCTCCCCGGGTTAGGCCGCTTCCGTTTCCATGAGGCGCTTGCCCTTCTCCACGGCCTCCTCGATGGTGCCCACCATGTAGAAGGCCTGCTCGGGCAGGTCGTCGTGCTTGCCCTCCACGATCTCCTGGAAGCCCCGGATCGTGTCGGCCAGCTTCACGTACTTGCCGGGGGTGCCGGTGAAGGCCTCGGCCACGTGGAAGGGCTGGGAGAGGAACCGCTGGATCTTCCGGGCCCGGGCCACGGTGAGCTTGTCGTCCTCGGACAGCTCGTCCATGCCGAGGATCGCGATGATGTCCTGGAGGTCCTTGTACCGCTGGAGGATCTCCTGGACCTCCCGGGCCACCGCGTAGTGCTCGTCGCCCACCACCCGCGGGTCCAGGATCCGGCTGGTGGAGTCCAGCGGGTCCACGGCGGGGTAGATGCCGAGCTCGGCGATCTGCCGGGACAGCACCGTGGTGGCGTCCAGGTGGGCGAAGGTGGTGGCCGGGGCCGGGTCGGTGAGGTCGTCGGCCGGCACGTAGATGGCCTGCACCGAGGTGATCGAGCCCTTGGAGGTGGTGGTGATCCGCTCCTGGAGCTCGCCCATCTCGGTGGCCAGGGTGGGCTGGTACCCCACGGCGGACGGGATCCGGCCGAGCAGGGCCGACACCTCGGAGCCCGCCTGGGTGAACCGGAAGATGTTGTCGATGAACAGGAGCACGTCCTGGCCCTCTTCGTCCCGGAAGTACTCGGCCACCGTGAGCGCCGTCAGGGCCACCCGGGCCCGGGCGCCGGGGGGCTCGTTCATCTGGCCGTAGATGAGGGCGGTCTTGTCGATGACCCCGGACTCCTTCATCTCGAGCCACAGGTCGTTGCCCTCACGGGTGCGCTCGCCCACGCCGCCGAACACCGAGAACCCGCCGTGCTGCCGGGCCACGTTGTTGATCAGCTCCATGATCAGCACGGTCTTGCCCACGCCCGCGCCGCCGAACAGGCCGATCTTTCCGCCCCGGAGATACGGTGCCAGCAGGTCCACCACCTTGATGCCGGTCTCCAACACCTGCATCTCGGTGCTCATCTCGGTGAACGGAGGGGCCGGCTTGTGGATGGGGCTGCGCATCTTGGTCTCGACCGGGCCGGCCTCGTCCACGGGCTCCCCGACCACGTTGAGGATGCGGCCGAGCACCTCGCGACCCACCGGCACGCTGATCATCTCACCGGTGTTCAGGACCGGCTGGCCGCGCACCAGGCCCTCGGTGGAGTCCATGGCGATGCATCGGACGGTGTGCTCGCCCAGGTGCTGGGCCACCTCCACCATCAGGTTCCACTCCCGGTCGTCGATGGAGGGGTTGGTGATCTTGAGCGCCGTGTAGATCTCGGGGAGCTCCCCCTCGAAGGCCACGTCCACGACGGGTCCGATGACCTGGCTGATCTTTCCGTATTCGTTGCTCATGGGCTTCAGGCCTCCTTCCGGTGAGCGGCCGCCAGGCTAACGCATGGCCTCGACGCCGTTTACGATATCCATCAGTTCGGTGGTGATCGCCTCCTGCCGGGCCCGGTTGTACTTCAGGGTGAGGCGGGCGATCATCTCGGTCGCGTTGTTGGTGGCCGAGTCCATGGCCGTCATGCGGGCTCCGTGCTCGCTGGCCGTGCTCTCGAGCAGGGCCCGGAACATGCGGACCTCCACGTAGCGGGGCAGCACCCAGTTGAGCATGTACTCCTCGCTGGGCTCGTAGATGTACTCGGTGGTGGAGGTCTCCGGGTCCACCGGCATCGGCTCCACCGGCAGGAGGCGGTCGAACACCACCTGCTGGGACAGGGCCGACCGGAACTCGTTGTACACCATGTAGACCAGGTCGATCTCCCGGTTCGTGTACCGCTCGATCACGTCCCGGGCGATGGTCTGGGCCTCGCCGTAGGCGACCTTGCCGAACAGCTCGGTCTTCTGTCCGATGATCTCGGCGTTGCGGCGGCGGAAGTAGTCCACCGCCTTCTTGCCCACCAGGTACAGGGGCACGGCCTCGTACTCGCCGCCCTTCTCCCGCAGGAACCGCTCGGCGGCCCGCAGGATGCTGGCGTTGAACGAGCCGCACAGACCCCGATCGCTGGTGAACACGATCAGGCACACCCGGCGGGGATCCCGGCGCTCCAGAAGGGGATGGGCCTCCTCCTCGGTGCGCAGCGCCAGGCTGGAGAGCACCTCCAACATCTTGTCGGAGTACGGCCGGTTCTGGAGGATGGCCTCCTCGGCACGCCGGAACTTGGCCGCCGAGACCATCTTCATGGCCTTGGTGATCTGCTGGGTGCTCCGGACGCTGGCGATCCGGTTTCGGATGTCCTTCAGGTTGGCCATGGGCTAACGCTCCCTAGGGATCACTCGGCCACGAACACCTTGTCGAACTCGGCCAGGGCCTCGTCGATCTTCTTCTTGAGGTCGTCGTCCAGGGCCTTCTTGGTGCGCAGGTCCTCGAGCACGTCGGGACGCTTGGTGTCGAGGAAGGAGTAGAGCTGCTCCTCGTAGCGGTGGAGCTGGCTCACCTCGTACTTGTCCACCCAGCCGTTGGTGGCCGCGTAGATGATGAGCACCTGCTTCTCCACCGGCAGGGGCGAGTACTGGCCCTGCTTGAGGATCTCCACGAGCCGGGCGCCCCGGGCGAGCTGGCGCTGGGTGGCCTTGTCCAGGTCGGAGCCGAACTGGGCGAACGCCTCCAGCTCGCGGTACTGGGCCAGGTCGAGCCGGAGCGACCCGGCCACGCTCTTCATGGCCTTGATCTGGGCGGCGCCGCCCACCCGGGACACCGACAGGCCCACGTTGATGGCGGGCCGGACGCCCGAGTAGAACAGGTCGGCCTCCAGGTAGATCTGGCCGTCGGTGATGGAGATCACGTTGGTCGGGATGTAGGCCGACACGTCGCCCGCCTGGGTCTCGATGATCGGAAGGGCCGTGAGGCTGCCCCCGCCCTTTTCGTCCGAGAGCTTGGCGGCCCGCTCCAGCAGGCGGGAGTGGAGGTAGAACACGTCACCCGGGTAGGCCTCGCGGCCCGGCGGACGGCGCAGCAGCAGGGAGAGCTGCCGGTAGGCCACGGCCTGCTTGGACAGGTCGTCGTAGATGATGACGGCGTGCTTGCCGTTGTCGCGGAAGTACTCGCCCATGGCGCAGCCGGCGAACGGGGCGATGTACTGCAGCGGCGCGGGCTCGGAGGCCGTGGCTGCCACCACGATGGTGTAGTCCATGGCGTTGTGCTCTTTGAGCCGGGCCACCACCTGGGCCACGGTGGAGCGCTTCTGGCCGATCGCGACGTAGATGCAGATCACGTCGGTGTCGCGCTGGTTGATGATGGTGTCGATGGCCACGGCGGTCTTGCCGGTCTGGCGGTCGCCGATGATCAGCTCACGCTGACCCCGGCCGATCGGAACCATGGAGTCGATGGCCTTCAGGCCGGTCTGAATCGGCTCGTTCACCGGCTGGCGAAGCACGATGCCAGGGGCCTTCACGTCGATGACCCGGGTCTCCGAGGACTCGACGTCGCCCAGGCCGTCCACCGGGTTGCCCAGGGGGTCCACCACCCGGCCCAGCAGGCCCTCGCCCACCGGCACCGACACGATGCGGCCGGTGCGCTTGACGATGTCGCCCTCCTTGATGTGGATGTCCTCGCCGAAGATGGCGGCACCCACGTTGTCCTCTTCCAGGTTCAGGGCCATGCCCATGATGCCGCCGGGGAACTCCACGAGCTCTCCGGCCATGCACTTCTCCAGGCCGTGGAGCCGGGCGATGCCGTCTCCCACGGTCAGGACGACCCCGGTCTCGGCCACGTCCACGTCGGCCTGGAAGTTCTGGATCTTGGACTTGATGATCTGGCTGATCTCTTCGGCGCGGATCTGCATGGCTCTCTCACCCCTTCATCAAGCTGTCGCGCAGCCGCTGGAGTTGGGTGCGCAAGCTGGCATCGAAAACGAGGTTGCCGACCCGCGCCATGACCCCCCCGAGGATCTCGGGGGACTGGCGGGTCGAAAGGACGATCTCCTTCTGGAGCCGCTTGGCCAGGGCCTGGCGGATGGCCTCGAGCTCGGCCTCGTCCAGCGGCAGGGCGGTGACCACCTCGCCCCGCACCCGGCCGGCGGCCTCGTCGGCCAGGGTGTCGTAGGCCTCGAGGATGTCGGGCAGGGCGGGGAGCTTGCGGGCCTCGAGGAGCACCCGGAGGAAGTTGGCCACCAGATCCGAGGGCCCCAGCCTCTCGAGGAGGGCCCCGAGCACCTCGGCCTTGACCCGGCGGGGAAGCACGGGCGTCAGGAGGGTGGTGCGCAGCTCGGGGTTGGAGGCCAGCAGATCGTAGAGCTCCCGAAGCTCCTGTCCCACGGGTTCGATCCGGCCCTGCTCGCGGGCCAGCTCGAACAAGGCCTTGGCGTAACGGCGGGCGATGCGCTTCCGGTTCAATGGAGTCCCTCGACGCGCTCAACGGTGAAAGCGACGGCCTTCTTCTGGTCCTCGGGGCCGTAGGCCTTGCGGAGGATCTCCTCGGCCAGGCTGACGGCCAGTTGGGCGGCCTCGGCCCGGAGCTGGTCCCGGGCCCGCTTGACCTCGCTCTGGGCCGAGGCCTCGGCCTGGCGGCGGATGGACTCGGCCGCCTTGTCGGCCTCGGCCAGGATGCGCTCCTGCTGGCGCTTGCCCTCGGCCTCGAAGTCGGCCCGGAGCCGGGCGATCTCGTCCTCCAGGTGGGCGACCCGGTCCTTGTACTCCCGGAGCTTGGCCTGGGCCGCCTCCAGGGCCTTGCGCGACTCCTCCAGGGCCCGGCGGATGTTCTCGCGGCGGTCCTGCAGGGCCTGGGGCACGGTCTTGCGCAGGGCGAAGTAGAGGATGCCCACCAGGATACCGAAGTTCACGAACTTCATGCCCAGGGCGAACCAGGGGTTGCCGCCCCCCTCGCCGCCGCTGGCGAAGGCGACCGCCGGGAGCAGCAGGGCGGCGGCCGAGAGCGCCACCGCACGGGCGCGGACCAGCGAACGCATCAGGCAACCCTCCTTTCGAGAAGGCGCTCGGCCAGATCCTGGGCCAAGGTGCGGGCGTCGGCCTCCAGCACCTTGCGGGCCTCGTCGGCCTCGGCGCGGACCTGGGCCCGGATCTTGGCCAGCTGGGTCTCCGCCTCGGCCGCGGCGTCGGCCAGGAGCTTCTGGCGCCGGGCCTCGGCCTCGTGGACGAGCCGGGTGCGGACCCGGTCGGCCTCGGCCTTGGCCTCGCGGATCTTGGCCTGGTAGTCGGCCCAGATGGACTCCGCCTCGGCCTCCAGGGTCTCGGCCTGGCGGCGTCGGCCCTCGGTGCGCTCCTGGCGTTCCTGGAGGACCCGGAGCATGGGCCGGAACAGGATCCGATCCAGCAGGACCATCAGGACGAGAAAGTTGACGAGTTGGATGATCAGGGTGGCGTTCAGATCGATCACGGGAACACTCCTCCCAAGGGCCCGGCGGAAAGCGGCCGCGATGATACACGAACCCCCCCCGGGAATCAAACACCCGAAAGGTGAAAAGAAACGGGCGGGTTTCGGCGGTTATGGGGCCCCGGGAGGGGGCCGGTCGGCCCTACACGACGAAGATCAGGAGCAGCGCGACGACCAGGGCGTAGATGCCGGTGGACTCGGACACGGCCTGGCCCACCAGCATGGTGCGGGTCAGGAGGTTGGCGTGCTCCGGGGCCCGGGCGATGCCCTCGCAGGCCTTGCCGGCAGCGAACCCCTCGCCGATGCCGGGGCCGATGGCGCCGAACCCCATGGCGATGCCGGCGCCGAGGAGGGCTGCGGCTCGGACCAGGTCTGCTCCGGTGATGTCCATGGGACGACTCCTTTCCTGGGTGAGGGTCCAGATCATACGACGTACAGGAGCACGAGGGCCACCACGAGCCCGTACACGCTGGTGGACTGGCTGACGGCCTGGCCCACCAGCATGGTACGCAGGATCAACGGCGCCCGGTCGGGCCGGCGGGCCGTGCCGTCGCAGGCGGCCGCGCCGGCGAACCCGGCTCCGATGCCCGGCCCGGTGGCCGAGACCCCGGCCGCGATGGCGGCGCCCAGGAGGGCCGCCGCCCCGGACAGGGTGAACTCCGGGGGCTGGGACCGGAACATGAGCAGGAACGCCACGAGCAGGGCGAAGATCGACGGGGTCTGGGCCACGGCCTGGGACACGAGCATGGTGGTGGTGATCCGGGCCGCCCGGGCGGGGTTGCGGCCGACCGCGGTGCAGGCTGCGGCCGAGGGCAGGCCCGAGCCGTACCCGGGGCCGAACGCGCCGGCGCCCATGCACAGGCCGGCGGAGAAAAGGGCCACGCCCCGGAGCAGGGGCCCGGAGTCCGGGCCGAACAGGAGGAGCAGGGCCACCACCAGGGCGAAGATGCTGGCCGACTCGGCCACGGCCTGGCCCACCAGCATGGTGCGCAGGATCGTGGGGGCGGCCTGGGGTTGGCGGGCGATGGCCTCGGCGGCCCGGCCGGCGGTGAGGCCTTCGCCCAGGGCGGAGCCGACCGCGCCGAGCCCGATGCACAGGGCAGCGCCCGCGAAAGCGGCGAGGGAGAGGTCCATGGGCAGCGACTACTCCTGGATGGCCACGGAGATGTAGGTGAGCGTGAGCATGGCGAACACGAACGCCTGGACCGTTCCCACGAACAGCCCGAAAAAGGCGTACAGGAACGGGGGGATCAGGACGTAGTGAACCAGCCGGGACACCACCGCGATGATGATGGCCCCGCCCATGATGTTTCCGTACAGGCGGAACGAGATGGACACGACTTTGGCGAGTTCTCCGATCACATTGAGCGGGAACATGAAGAAGAACGGCTGGAAGTACTCCTTGACGTAGGCCTTCCACCCCTTGACCCGCAGGGCCGTGACGTGGGCCACCACGAAGCCGATGAGGCCGAGGCCGAGGGTGGTGTTCAGGTCCCGGGTAGGCTCCTGGAGAAGGGGCACCACCCCGATCCAGTTGGACACGAGGATGAACAGGAACAAGGTGGCGATGAAGGCGAAGTAACCGGGCCCGAGCTTCCCCAGGCTCTCGTCGACCAGGTCGCGGAAGGCCTCGATCACGGACTCGACGGCGGCCTGGAACGGAGAGGGCACCAGGCCGGGCCGCCGGGCGGTCCAGACGCCCAGGGCCAGGAGCAGGATCATCACCAGCCAGGACATGGCCAGGGTGACGGCGTTCAAGGTCACGGTCCGGCCGTTGACCGTGAACACCCAGTGGGGGATGGAGAGGATCTCTTCCATGTGACCTCGGTCGTTGGTCGTCAGTCGTTGGTCGTCGGTCGGGGGCCTTCGGCCCGCTGGGCGGCTAGGCAGCTAGGCGGCCGGGCGGCTCTCGAACCGCGCCAGAGCTCGGGGCATGGGGACCAGGGACCAGAATTCAGCGGACCGGAGACAGGAAAAACCACGGGCGTGCTCCTGCATCCGACGCTGGAACCTGTCCTCTGAATTCCGTTTTCTGGTTCCTGAACCGCAGGCCCCATGCCTCCGGCGTGAAGGCCCCGGACCAGCGGAAGTTACCCTTCCCCGTTGTACGGCCCCCCAGGGGCCTGATGGGGTTTCCACGGGATTCGTGCCCCCGCTGCATCAGGTCCGGGTGGCGTCGAGGGCCAGGAGCGCGGTCGGGACCAGCAGGCCCACAGCGGCCGCGGCCAGCGCGGTCCGGGAAAAGGTAACCGCGACGGCGAGAAAGGCAAGCCGCAGGGCCGTGCGGGCGAGGGCACCGAGGGCCGCCCGCCGGCTCGCCGTTCGGGGATCGGGCGGCAGGCGCCGGGCCACGGCCGCATGGAGCAGCAGGGCCAGGGACCCGCCGAGCAGGCCCCAGGCCGCGCCGAGGGCCGCGTGGCCGCCGCCCAGGGCCCCCGCCGCGGCCACCGTGGCGAGACCGACCAGGGGCAGGCGACCGGTCACGGCTTGTTCCTGCGACGGCCGGGCTTGTCGAAGGCGTCCATGGCGATCCGGTACACGGTCCAGATCCCGGAGAGGGCGCCGAGGGGGATGAACACGGCCTTCCACAGCCCGCCGGTGCCCATCCACCGGTCGAGCCCGTGGCCGATGGCCAGGCCGATGCCCACGGCCGCGGCCATGGTGAGGCCCAGGTGGGTCACGAGGCCCAGGTTCTCACTGAGGTCCTTGAGCTCCTTGGGGTCGATGCCCCAGCGCTTCTTGGATCGGGCCACCGCCCACCTCCCGACCGCCGAAGGCCCCAGGGCTCAGGCCGGCGACGATTCGAGCAGTTCTAAGATGCGATCCAGGTCGTCGAGGTTTCGGTACTCGATGGTCAGCCGGCCGGAGCCCTTCTTGCGGCCCGGCACCACGCGGACCCGGGTTCCGAACCGGCGGGAAAGGCGCTCCTCGAGCGAGCGCACGTTGGGGTCAGGGGCCGGAGCCGCCGGCCTGCGGGGCCGGGGTCGCCGGGCGAGCTCCTCGGCCTGGCGGACGGACAGGTTCTTTCGGAGGATCTCCTCCAACAGCCCCAAGCGGTCGGCCTCGTCCTCCAGGCTGAGGATCGCGCGGGCGTGGCCGGCCGTGATCCGGCCGGAGCGAAGGGCGGTCAGGGCCCGGTCGGGCAGGGTGAGGAGCCGCAGGGCGTTGGCCACGGCCGGCCGGGACCGGCCGATCCGCCGGGCGAGCTCGTCCTGGGTCAGGCCGATGCGCTCGATCAGCACCCGGTAGGCGAGGGCCTCCTCCACCGGGTTGAGGTCCTGGCGCTGGAGGTTTTCGACCAGCGCGAGCTCCAGCACCTCTTCGTCGTCCGCATGGCGGAGAATTGCTGGAACCTCAGTGATCCCGGCAAGTTGCGCCGCTCGCCAGCGCCGCTCTCCGGCGATCAGCTCGTACCCGCCGGCGGGGTCCTGGCGCACGATCACGGGCTGGACCAGGCCCTTTTCCCGGATGCTCTGGGCGAGCTCGTCCAGGGCCTCGGGGTCGAAGTCCTGCCGGGGCTGGTGGGGGCTGGGGTGGATCTCCTCCACGGGGCAGAGGAAGTACTCCCCTTCGAGCCGGTCGGGCAGGAGGGCGTCCAGGCCGGTTCCGAGGGCCGGTCGTCTCTTCTTCGTCATGGGCGGGCTCCCGAGGGCATCAGGCGAGGAGCTCCCGGGCCATGCGCAGGTAGCTCTGGGCGCCGGTGGACCGGACGTCGTAGAGCAGGGCGGGCTTGCCGTGGCTGGGGGCCTCGCTGAGGCGCACGTTCCGGGGAATCACGGACCGGAACACCTTGTCGCGGAAGTGGCGGCGGACCTCCTCGGCCACCTGGTGGCTGAGGTTGTTGCGGGCGTCGAACATGGTCAGGAGGATTCCCTCGACCTGGAGCCGGGGGTTGAAGCTCCGGCGCACGGTGCGGATGGTGGTGAGGAGCTGGCCCAGGCCTTCGAGGGCGTAGTACTCGCACTGCAGCGGGATGATCACCGCGTCGGCGGCCACCAGGGCGTTCACCGTGAGGAGCCCCAGGCTGGGGGGGCAGTCGATGAACACGAAGTCGTAGCGGTCGCGGATCTCGGCCAGGGCGGTGCGCAGGCGGTACTCCCGGCGGTCGGCGGCCACGAGTTCGACCTCGGCGCCGGCCAGGTCTCGGGACGCGGGGATCAGGCTCAGGTGGGGCACCTGGGTGGGGCGGACCAGGTCGGCCGCCGGGGCATGCCCCAGGAGAAGGGGGTAGGCCGACGGTTCCCCTGGAGCGAGGCGCACGCCGAGGCCGCTGGACGCGTTGGCCTGGGGGTCCAGGTCGACCAAGAGGACCCGTTTCTCCGCGGCCGCGAGCGAGGCGGCCAGGTTCACGGCGGTGGTGGTCTTGCCCACCCCGCCCTTCTGGTTCGCGGTGCAAAGGATCCTACCCATGGCGTCCTCCCGAGGCGCGGTATGGTAGCACAGGGGGGCGGAGGGGGGAACGTTTTTGGGGGGGCGGGAAGGCTGGAAAGCTGGGAGGCTAGAAGGCTGCGAGACCCCAGGCGTTGCAGGACATGGCATGGGGCCTGCTCGAAGTGGGGCGCCGCTTTGCCGGGGGCATGGCCGTTTTTCTGAGTAACCACTCTAGGCGGCGAGACCGTTGGGCAGCGGGCCGCGGTCCCAGGCCCGTGCGGGCCGGATGTTTCACGTGAAACATTCCGGTGGAAGCGCTCTTCAAGACAGGAGTCCGACAGAGAGCCTCTCGGGTAGGCAGGGGGGCTGTATGCTGGGTACGCCCATGCGGAGAGTCTCGGTCCGAGCTTTGGCGCGGTTCGAGAGCCGCCTAGCGGACCGAAGGCCCCCGACCGACGACCGTTGACCGTAGACCGACGACCGAAGTTACTGGGAACCCCTTCGGCCGCTGCGCGACCCTACAACGGAGAAGGGTGACGTGCGTTGGTCCGGGCCATTGCCGGCGGCGGGCATGGGGCCTGCTTCCGGCCGCGCGCGAAGCCGGACATTGAGATTCGCCGCGCAGGCAAGGGGCACCGGCGGTGGCCCCATGACCGTTCGACGGGACCCGAACGAACTCACGGTGCGAGCGTTGGAGGCGCTGCGCGGCGAGCCAAGGAGCCGCGCGCGGCTCTCCAGCAGCCCCCTTGCCCCCGACCGTGATAGTGATAACAAAGAGGCGTGCTGGCACTTAGAACGCTGGGAAACCATAGGGGTTTTTTAAGCCTCCTGGCATCCCAGCCTCCTAGCGTCCTAGCGGGCCGAAGGCCCCAGACCACCCCGGTACACGAGCAGCGATCGGGGACCCAGGCCGGGCAGGCGGGGGAGGTCCCGGCGGGCCACCAGGACCCAGCCGGGCGGCTGGATCGCCGGCTCGCCGGCGCGGGGCAGCACCACCGCGCCGCCCGGGGCGAGGAACGGGGCGGCCAGAAGAAGGGCGGCCTCGATGTCGGCCACGGCGCGGGCCGTTACGGTGCGGAAGGCCGCTGCGAGCTCCGGGTGCGGCTCGAGGATCTCGGGGGCCCGACCCTGGAACACGGTGACGTTCGGCAGGCGGAGGACGCGGGCGGCGTGGCGGGCGAAGGCGACCCGCTTCGATCGGGGTTCGAGCCCGGTGCAGGCGAGTTGGGGGTGCACCAGGGAAACCGGCAGCAGGGGAAGACCGGGGCCGGTGCCGATGTCGAGAAAGGGGCCTTCCGGCGGCTCTGGGAGAAACGGGAGCAGGGCGTCCGCGATCTGCAACCGGACCCCCTCGAGGGTTCGGGGGCCCACGAGCCGGATGCGCCGGTTCCAGCGGTGGAGCTCGGCCGCTAGGGC
This is a stretch of genomic DNA from Deferrisoma camini S3R1. It encodes these proteins:
- a CDS encoding ParB/RepB/Spo0J family partition protein produces the protein MTKKRRPALGTGLDALLPDRLEGEYFLCPVEEIHPSPHQPRQDFDPEALDELAQSIREKGLVQPVIVRQDPAGGYELIAGERRWRAAQLAGITEVPAILRHADDEEVLELALVENLQRQDLNPVEEALAYRVLIERIGLTQDELARRIGRSRPAVANALRLLTLPDRALTALRSGRITAGHARAILSLEDEADRLGLLEEILRKNLSVRQAEELARRPRPRRPAAPAPDPNVRSLEERLSRRFGTRVRVVPGRKKGSGRLTIEYRNLDDLDRILELLESSPA
- a CDS encoding ParA family protein — protein: MGRILCTANQKGGVGKTTTAVNLAASLAAAEKRVLLVDLDPQANASSGLGVRLAPGEPSAYPLLLGHAPAADLVRPTQVPHLSLIPASRDLAGAEVELVAADRREYRLRTALAEIRDRYDFVFIDCPPSLGLLTVNALVAADAVIIPLQCEYYALEGLGQLLTTIRTVRRSFNPRLQVEGILLTMFDARNNLSHQVAEEVRRHFRDKVFRSVIPRNVRLSEAPSHGKPALLYDVRSTGAQSYLRMARELLA
- a CDS encoding 16S rRNA (guanine(527)-N(7))-methyltransferase RsmG yields the protein MPAAPDPWAPLRAVRPDLPWEKLEALAAELHRWNRRIRLVGPRTLEGVRLQIADALLPFLPEPPEGPFLDIGTGPGLPLLPVSLVHPQLACTGLEPRSKRVAFARHAARVLRLPNVTVFQGRAPEILEPHPELAAAFRTVTARAVADIEAALLLAAPFLAPGGAVVLPRAGEPAIQPPGWVLVARRDLPRLPGLGPRSLLVYRGGLGPSAR